A segment of the Solanum lycopersicum chromosome 9, SLM_r2.1 genome:
aaaaaattatttattatttttccaatttttttttgaaatttccgTCGAGATAGGCACGTGAGAGGAACCGTTTCTAGAAAGTAAGTCACGTGACCGGCGGCTAAAAAAAAGTGACGAGAAAATGATGTATCTAATTACTCACGATATATTGTAGTTCCAAGTTATCCGCAAAtgagatattaaaaataaaatattataatgtattttgaCCTAATAAAGTTTATAGTCAAACCgacaaatagaaaataaaataattaaaatatttctatttcttatcACTTGTCATTAGCCAcgtggttttttttttttttaatagtgtttTGCTTTCTATCCTTTAatggaaattttgaaaatattttaatcaacttaaaagaaatataagcatattttgttgaaaaaataacaatattaataaaaataaaaaatattgatgtttcttttttaatgataaagTCTATAGCTGTATATATTGCTtgtattagaaaaatattaatatatgtatgaTGGGAGTTAAAATCGAGATTAGAATAATGAGAGATTGATTCAGAATATTTATGCGACTGTAATGACTATACTAAGGTAGTCGTCCTTAGCCACTTTTTCTTTGCTTTAGTGACGGATGAATTTGATATGACATATTTAAAGAGTCGCGGGTGTATGTTATTCGCAAATGACTTAGTATTAATTGACGAGATGTGTAATCAAACTAATGATAGATTGAAAGTTTTCGGAGAGATTGTAGAGTAGAAAAATCTCAAGTTAAGAAGCTAATGTTATTTAAGTGTCGTGACGCACGAGGCATAGTTGAAGGTGAAATACATACTAGTACTTGTTTAGtacgttttttttttcatgttatgtataactaatatttGTGCTAATTATACGTTCTATTGTGTATTTGAAGAGTGcattaatatcattatttttagatattagtaatacattttAATGCCTATATCAGCATGGTTAAATACTCAATTATCCCGTAAAAACGATTTTCCTaacttaaatcaatttaaaaataactattattttttctgttgatACATTTTTTGGATATAACAttaaaactatattttaataatttaaaatcaataaattataatttttaatttttcagatgacatgtttaagataaaaaaattaaagaatattttgatatatttgatataattttaatttaaaatcgcaacattaatttttcttcttcttaaactctattttaaatcaaattaaattattttttcaaaaagaaagtaTAATTAGCCATATTATGTTTATTCCTTTAATTCCATAACATTTAAgtgagaaaattatttatacaaaagaaaaaaagaaatttttatttccTAAAAATTCCAGCTAGccttgtttttgtttgtatatttcttCACCCCACATGTTTGGTCAGTGAAAATTACTCTTTTCCTTACTATTTCCCTCacaagataaaattaaaaaaattattaaattttttttggaaaaataaaagCAAATCCCACCAAGAAATTCCCATATTTAAAACAGAAAGTGAGGTGTAGGCGGAGGAATAGAGGTAAAAGATTCttcttttatagaaaaagattgaatctttatgtatttatttgtgatttagttgttgaaaaaagtgaaaaaattggGAAAGGAGGAGAAAAGAGGCAACCCCTTCATCTCCATTTGGAGGAAGAAGAGGAGATGGGAATTTTGTATGATGATGTTGTGTTATTGAATCATTCAGAAAGAGAAGGTGAACCAAGTGTGATTACTGTGAATTGTCCTGATAAGACTGGTTTAGGTTCTGATCTTTGTAGAATCATTCTCTTTTTTGGGCTCACTGTTGTCAGAGTTGGTATATGCTCTTATCCCTATCTCTCTCACTTTTGTGTTCTTGCAAAGTAATTATAGTGGTGTTCTTAGTGTGTATGTGTGGCAGAGTGTGAAAAATTTGATTTTGCTTGGTGTTGTTAGTTTATTTTGTGTGTGGGGTAGTGAATCTTTCTTGATATAATCTATAATCtctatgtgtgttgtgttgtgttgtgtgtgtgtgtgggggggggggggtgggggTGAAAAAGGTTGAATCTTTCTTGATATATTCTGTGTGTATTTATAGGTTGAATCTTATCCATATCTCTCTCTTTTGTGTTCTTGCAAAGTAATTATAGTGTTGTTCTCAGTGTGTATGTGTGGCAAGAGAGTGAAAAATTTGATTTTGCTTGGTGTTGTTAGTTTATTTTGTGTGTGGGGTAGTGAATCTTTCTTGATATAATCTATAATCtctatgtgtgttgtgttgtgtgtgtgtgtggggggggggggagttaaAAAGGTTGAATCTTTCTTGATATATTCTGTGTGTACGTGGAGAGGGGGGTGGGGGCAGAGAGGGAAAAGGTTGAATCTCTCTTTGATGTAATCAGTGTGTGAGTGAAAAGTTTGAAtgtttgtataatataatttaatcagTTGTTTGTGTGGCAAAGAGTGAAAAGGTTGAATCTTTCCTAATATAATCAGTGAAAAGGTTGAATCTCTCTTGATATAATCTTTGTGTGTGTGGTGGAGAGTGAATAGATTGAATGGTTTTTGATATAATCAGTTGTGTCTctatttttgtgtgtgtgtggcAGAAAGTGAAAGATTTAATCTTTTTTGATGTAataatcattttcttttgtgTATGTGTATCAGAGTGAAGGATTTTGAATCTTTCTTGATATAATCagtttatttttgtgtttgtgtgtgtgtcaAAGAGTGAAAGTTTGAATCTTTCTTTGATAAAATCAGTTTATTTTTGTGTATGCGTGGCAGAGTGAAAAGATTGATTCTTTGTTGATATAATTAGTCACTGTTGAGTTTCTGAAATTTGGTTGAGACTCTGCTGGTTTTGAGGATTAATGGAACGCTTATGATTTCTTCAATCTGGGATTCTTTGTTGCATACTGGTTACTTTTGGAAATTTGTGTTTCAGTTTTTTAGCCTTGTATTCTTGCTCTTCAATATACATCCAATTGAAGAAATTTagctttcatttttttgtttgtgtgtgTGGTGTGTATGTGTGTGGTGGGTGAGGCAGAGAGTGAAAAGATTGAATCTAACTTTATATAATCCATTCCTACTGTTGAACATCCGAATTTGGTTGAGAGTTTTGAGAAAGGATTAGTggaaatactttttatttttagaacgGAGCAACATCTTACTTGAATTTGTGAATGGAACGCTTAAGGATTCTTTGTTGCAAAGGAGAACTGAATTTACTGGTTTCATTTGCGATATGCgtgtttcttttcttctttttgtaatattttttagtgGAATGAAGTTCAGCTTTTGTGTGTTTGTGGACCTTGTATTTTTCGAATGTCAAttttgaatctgtttcaacaagACCGGAGTACTCTATAGTATGTGTTTGAAGATAATTCAGATTTCAGATAGTTTGGTTGATAATACAACTGTATGCGGGAGATTTTTGTAGTTTCCCATCTTACACTTTGATTCTTTTGCTGAAGATGTATCGACTGACGGAATATGGTGCTACATAGTGTTTTGGGTGGTGGGAAGACCAGACACAAGATGGAATCTGTTAAAGAAGAGACTTATGGGAGCCTGTCCGTCTTGTTCTTCTGCCTCCGGCATATCATATTATCGTGCTGAGTTGTCTCCTAGGCCTCCTGAAGTATTCCTCTTGACATTCTGTTGCAACGATCGGAGGGGCCTTTTGCATGGTAACTAATTTGAAGCTTGTTTTCTAAACTTTCTGCGCAgtaccttttttctttttaatctaaATCTTGTGTATGTGTTTTTCGATTGATTTAGACTTATTCATAACTGTAGTAATTTTGCTTTTTGTTAAATTATGGTAGATGTGACGGCAGTACTTTCCGAGCTTGAGCTTACAATAAAGAAGGTGAAAGTATCCACTACTCCAGATGGAAAAGTGATGGACCTGTTCTTCATCACTGACACAAGGTACCAACTTGATTAACTTAATAGCTAATTTTAAGTTAAAGGGAATTCAGAAAATTTCCCGAGTCTTTTTTTTCCGCCTGGTCACACCATCTTATCAAGTGAACCTTGTGCCGAAATGCTTAAGCCAAATTTCGGTTACAAAACTATaccttattttacttttatcatTTGTGTGATAAAGAGTCGTAATTCAAATGTTTTATCAGAGAACTTCTACATACAAAGAAGAGACAAGAAGACACACATTACCAGTTGAAATCTGTTCTGGGCGATGCCATGATAAGTTGTGACATAGAAATGGTCGGGTCTGAAATCACCGAATGCTCTCAAGGACCATCGTTCCTTCCTCAAGAAATTGCCGAGGACATGTTTAGCTTCGAAATACTTCATGAGCAACTGAGTACATCTCTTGCCTGCAATAAAGCGATTATCACCGTCGATAATTTGATGAGCCCTGGTCATACTCTCATCAAGATTGCTTGCCAAGATCACAAAGGTCTTCTGTATGACATAATGAGGACACTGAAAGACTACAATATTCAGGTACATAGTTCTATATCTCTAAAATATCTTTTGATGAAGTCTTGCGATAATCTGCACAAGGCGAATACAATCTCTCAATAACCATATACATTATGAATACCAATATCCTGTTCGAAAAATATAACTTCTTAGTTAAAATTTGGACTTCTGATTAACATATACTCCCTTTGTCCCGATTCAACCGTCTTAGTTTGACTCGACTCGGAGTTCAAGCTTTTA
Coding sequences within it:
- the LOC101258588 gene encoding ACT domain-containing protein ACR10 isoform X1, whose product is MGILYDDVVLLNHSEREGEPSVITVNCPDKTGLGSDLCRIILFFGLTVVRVDVSTDGIWCYIVFWVVGRPDTRWNLLKKRLMGACPSCSSASGISYYRAELSPRPPEVFLLTFCCNDRRGLLHDVTAVLSELELTIKKVKVSTTPDGKVMDLFFITDTRELLHTKKRQEDTHYQLKSVLGDAMISCDIEMVGSEITECSQGPSFLPQEIAEDMFSFEILHEQLSTSLACNKAIITVDNLMSPGHTLIKIACQDHKGLLYDIMRTLKDYNIQISYGRFAAKTKTECELDLFIMQADGKKIVDHSKLNGLCSRLQMELCRPLRVSLMNRGPDAELLVANPVELSGKGRPIVFYDITLALKMLNIGIFSAEVGRYQIGDREWEIYRVLLDEGNGSGPSRNKIVEAVWNMLMGWE
- the LOC101258588 gene encoding ACT domain-containing protein ACR10 isoform X2 — protein: MGACPSCSSASGISYYRAELSPRPPEVFLLTFCCNDRRGLLHDVTAVLSELELTIKKVKVSTTPDGKVMDLFFITDTRELLHTKKRQEDTHYQLKSVLGDAMISCDIEMVGSEITECSQGPSFLPQEIAEDMFSFEILHEQLSTSLACNKAIITVDNLMSPGHTLIKIACQDHKGLLYDIMRTLKDYNIQISYGRFAAKTKTECELDLFIMQADGKKIVDHSKLNGLCSRLQMELCRPLRVSLMNRGPDAELLVANPVELSGKGRPIVFYDITLALKMLNIGIFSAEVGRYQIGDREWEIYRVLLDEGNGSGPSRNKIVEAVWNMLMGWE